A single region of the Actinoplanes sp. SE50/110 genome encodes:
- a CDS encoding TIGR03618 family F420-dependent PPOX class oxidoreductase: MITLPEGLLALLRRPSPCFIATVDPDGSPQLTETWVDTDGEHILINTVEGFRKVRNIERDPRVSVIVTDPDDVTDYYSVKGHVIDVTTKNGAEHIDELAHRYLGRPYPWFGGRDQVRLILTIAADRIVHAPRG; encoded by the coding sequence ATGATCACCCTGCCTGAGGGGCTGCTCGCCCTCCTGCGCCGCCCGAGCCCGTGCTTCATCGCCACCGTCGACCCGGACGGGTCGCCCCAGCTCACCGAGACATGGGTCGACACCGACGGTGAGCACATCCTGATCAATACGGTGGAGGGCTTCCGGAAGGTACGCAACATCGAGCGGGACCCGCGCGTCTCGGTCATCGTGACGGATCCGGACGACGTGACCGACTACTACTCGGTGAAGGGACACGTCATCGACGTGACCACGAAAAACGGCGCCGAGCACATCGACGAGCTGGCGCACCGGTATCTGGGCCGGCCGTACCCGTGGTTCGGAGGCCGCGACCAGGTGCGCCTCATCCTGACCATCGCCGCCGACCGGATCGTCCACGCGCCGCGCGGCTGA
- a CDS encoding ABC transporter permease, which translates to MISSYRAETLRALSRSSAAFLALCTALTWFSMVNAGPQHQTPLWGFRQVAIFTATLVLGRAAVVAAGDFGSGTIRPWLISARTRPGTFLGKLAASATFGLVTALVTGLAGEAVSGLLGPVPAPAAMALAVAQLGFACVALAVFGHAAGMLTRSVPVALTVAIGWILPAEAVLQGHSATVDRWLPGNVLQDFTLGGVAAGSTWAGAAVHATLPFLALDAIALALFLRRDVND; encoded by the coding sequence ATGATCAGCTCCTACCGCGCCGAAACGCTGCGGGCGCTCAGCCGGTCCAGCGCCGCGTTCCTGGCGCTGTGCACGGCACTGACCTGGTTCTCGATGGTGAACGCCGGCCCGCAACACCAGACCCCGCTGTGGGGCTTCCGCCAGGTCGCCATCTTCACGGCGACCCTGGTGCTGGGCCGCGCCGCCGTGGTCGCCGCCGGCGATTTCGGCTCCGGCACGATCCGCCCGTGGCTGATCTCGGCACGGACCCGGCCCGGCACGTTCCTCGGCAAACTCGCCGCGTCGGCCACCTTCGGGCTGGTCACCGCCCTGGTCACCGGCCTCGCCGGGGAAGCCGTGAGCGGCCTGCTCGGCCCGGTGCCGGCCCCGGCCGCGATGGCACTCGCGGTGGCCCAGCTCGGGTTCGCGTGCGTGGCGCTCGCCGTCTTCGGGCACGCCGCCGGCATGCTGACCCGGTCGGTGCCGGTGGCGCTGACCGTGGCGATCGGCTGGATCCTGCCGGCCGAGGCGGTGCTGCAGGGACACTCGGCGACCGTCGACCGGTGGCTGCCCGGCAACGTGCTGCAGGACTTCACGCTCGGCGGGGTCGCGGCCGGCAGCACCTGGGCCGGCGCGGCCGTGCACGCGACGCTGCCGTTCCTGGCCCTGGACGCGATCGCGCTCGCGCTGTTCCTGCGGCGGGACGTGAACGACTGA
- a CDS encoding ABC transporter ATP-binding protein, producing MTDIPFRAENVTKRFRRTTAVDAVTWAPRAGRVTALVGLNGAGKSTLLRMLAGLIRPTSGTVTRHRPLSAMIEAPALHAGLSARRNLEMHRILTGAGRARLAEVAELAQVTEVLDRRAGALSQGYRQRLAIAVALLGAPAALLLDEPANALDPEAVVHLRHLVRTVAAQGTAVVVSSHQLRELDGVADALTLLHRGRIRYDGPFGDFVGPARLRVRASDRDRLTRALHDDGLTAQPGGDHLWITPGRPGPDRTASRVFAAAARAGVTLVELSHVAPTLEEAFHQTIAEVRR from the coding sequence TGGGCGCCGCGCGCCGGCCGGGTCACCGCGCTGGTCGGGCTGAACGGGGCCGGCAAGTCCACCCTGCTGCGGATGCTGGCCGGGCTGATCCGGCCCACCTCGGGCACGGTGACCCGGCACCGGCCGCTGTCCGCGATGATCGAGGCGCCGGCCCTGCACGCCGGCCTGAGCGCCCGCCGCAACCTGGAGATGCACCGGATCCTCACCGGGGCCGGCCGCGCCCGGCTGGCCGAGGTCGCCGAGCTCGCCCAGGTCACCGAGGTGCTCGACCGGCGGGCCGGGGCGCTGTCCCAGGGGTATCGGCAGCGGCTGGCGATCGCCGTGGCCCTGCTGGGCGCGCCGGCCGCGCTGCTGCTCGACGAGCCGGCCAACGCGCTCGACCCGGAGGCCGTCGTCCACCTGCGACACCTGGTGCGGACGGTGGCCGCGCAGGGCACCGCGGTCGTCGTCTCCAGCCACCAGCTGCGCGAACTCGACGGGGTCGCGGACGCGCTCACCCTGCTGCATCGGGGGCGGATCCGCTACGACGGGCCGTTCGGCGACTTCGTCGGTCCGGCCCGGCTGCGGGTCCGGGCCAGCGACCGCGACCGGCTGACCCGCGCGCTGCACGACGACGGTCTCACCGCGCAGCCCGGTGGCGACCACCTGTGGATCACCCCCGGCCGGCCCGGGCCCGACCGGACCGCTTCGCGGGTCTTCGCGGCCGCCGCGCGGGCCGGCGTCACGCTCGTCGAGCTGAGCCATGTCGCCCCGACGCTCGAGGAGGCCTTCCACCAGACGATTGCGGAGGTACGTCGATGA
- a CDS encoding BlaI/MecI/CopY family transcriptional regulator, whose amino-acid sequence MTNDRRRPGALEAAVMATLWAADAPMTAAQVQLLVGDDLAYNTVQTILIRLHGKGRLRRRRAGRGHEYWPVEDAATAAAGRMRAALPPGSGRHAVLRQFAATLDPADAALLRALLADSDGD is encoded by the coding sequence GTGACGAACGACAGGCGGCGGCCCGGCGCCCTGGAAGCGGCCGTGATGGCCACGCTGTGGGCGGCCGACGCGCCGATGACCGCCGCCCAGGTGCAGCTGCTCGTCGGCGACGACCTGGCGTACAACACCGTCCAGACGATCCTGATCCGGCTGCACGGCAAAGGGCGGCTGCGGCGCCGGCGGGCCGGTCGCGGACACGAATACTGGCCGGTGGAGGACGCCGCGACAGCGGCGGCCGGGCGGATGCGGGCCGCGCTGCCGCCCGGATCGGGACGCCACGCCGTGCTGCGGCAGTTCGCCGCCACCCTCGACCCGGCGGACGCCGCCCTGCTGCGCGCGCTGCTGGCCGACAGTGACGGCGACTGA